The genomic DNA GGTAAGCCTCACCCTGATCCCCGTGCTGGGCGCAACGCGCGGCTTTTGGCTGCTCTATATGCCCGACTTTTCATGGATCGCTATGATCTGCGGTGGCTTTGCCGGGATATGGGCTTTTCTGCGCACCGGGTTGGTTCTCAGGGCGCTAGGAAAATCTTCGTCGCCCCTACCTTTTGTGGGGCAGCCCGGCGTCGAGCATTTGGCGCAACCAGTTTCTCGCGTACCCCGCAAAAACCCCATCCAAGAGGGCGGATGAGCCAAGTAGCCAGGACAGGGCAAACTCGTGGGCCAATACCGAAGCGAAGAACAGGATTGAGGCGACAAAAGCCATACTCCAACGCAAACCGCCCCCCCAATCCGCATGGATTTGACCGAACAATGTGGCCAGGTTCCAGGTGATCAAGATAAAAATGAGCAGCCAGCTCCAGTCTATTTTGATTTGAATACCAAAAAACTTACCAAGGCGAAAACCGCTGTCCATATTTTCCTCCTTTTTCTTTATATTGTATCGTTTTTCACCCCTACTTGCCCATACTAACTTGGGCGGTTTTGGCGATGAAAAGGAGTTATCTTTTTATAGCTCGATTGATATGAATCATAAACCGGTATCACCCATTAGAGCTAGACAAAAATAGCTCATGCTTTCTGGCTGAAACTGCCTACTTGAGTATAGCAGGAGTGAGCATTTCCATAGTACACTAAATAAAAATCTGTTTAATGGGGTTAATTCGCCCGGTGCATCAATCGGAAGGAGCAAATAGTTATGGAACAAGCAGATGTCATTATTATTGGCAGTGGTCAAGGTGGCGTGCCCCTGGCTACCGATTTGGCCCAACAAGGACAAAGCGTGGTGTTATTTGAACGCGGCCCCTTGGGGGGAAGTTGTGTCAATTTTGGTTGTACGCCCTCAAAAGTATTTTTGGCCTCGGCTCACGCGGCCAGTCAAATCCGATCAATGCCGGAATTAGGTTTGCAGGTTCAGGTTGAAGTGGATTTTCCGGCCGTGATGGAGCGGGTCCGGGGAATGATCAACTCTTTTAACGAAGGCGTGACTCAAGGACTCGGTGAGAGTGGGGTGCGGGTGGTCAAAACGGAGGCCACTTTTACCGGCGAACGCACGGTTACCGGCAATGGATTAACCGTGCAGGCCCCCACGGTAATCATTAACACCGGCAAATCACCGCTTATCCCAAAAATTCCCGGGTTGGCCGATACGCCTTACCTGACCTCGCAAGATTTTTGGGGTTTAACGGAACTGCCCCCGCGCATGCTGGTGTTGGGTGGGGGATACGTTGGTTTGGAACTTGGGCAAGGTATCGCTCAATTAGGCAGCGAAACCCACATTATTGACCGGGAAAACCGCATCATCAGCGCTGAGGAAACAGAAGTCAGCGAAACATTAACCGAGGCCCTTGAAGCGGATGGGGTTCGGTTCTATCTGAATACGGAAGCGGGGGAGGTCATTTACAAAGATGGAGTATTTACTTTAACGCTTTCTAATGGCGATGGCCTGGAAGGCGAAGCATTGCTGGTAGCCATTGGTCGCAAACCAAACACGGAAGCCCTTAAACCTGAAGCCGGCGGAATTGGGGTTGATCAACAAGGCCATATAAAAGTTGACGAGCATTTCCGCACCAATGTTGACGGCGTTTATGCCATTGGCGACGTAACTGGCCAGCCCGCCTTTACCCATGTATCCTGGGAAGATTACCGGCGCCTGCGCGCCATCCTCAATGGCGAAGAGCGACGGCAGGGTGATCGTGTTCTCGGTTATGCCTTTTTTACAGAGCCTCAAGTTGGTCGGGTAGGCTTAACCCTGGCCGAGGCCAAACAGGCGGGTTACAAAGCCAGGGCGGTAACCATGCCGCTTGAACACGTAACCCGAGCGATAGAGACCGGTTACGAGCGAGGTTTTTACCGGATGGTGATTGATGAAGAAACAGACCAAATTTTAGGCGCAACCCTGGTTGGCCCCGAAACAGCCGAATTGGCCCATATTTTTATTGCCCATATGGAAGCCGGTTCTACCTGGCAGGTGCTGGAGCGTTCGGTTCACATTCACCCGGCTTATGCCGAGGCGTTGCCCGGCCTGGCCCGAATGTTAAAAAACAGCAGTTAAGGTGCTCAAATCGGGAACCGTTGGTAATTCGTTGAGGGACACAGACGGTGGATTTGGGTGAAAAAACGCGAAAAATGGCGGCAAAACGTCGGAGTTCTGCCCGATTCCAGGCCACCAGTGGTAGTAGAGACGCCACCAGTGCACGTGCATCAACATGGCGTGTTCGGATATT from Anaerolineae bacterium includes the following:
- a CDS encoding FAD-dependent oxidoreductase — protein: MEQADVIIIGSGQGGVPLATDLAQQGQSVVLFERGPLGGSCVNFGCTPSKVFLASAHAASQIRSMPELGLQVQVEVDFPAVMERVRGMINSFNEGVTQGLGESGVRVVKTEATFTGERTVTGNGLTVQAPTVIINTGKSPLIPKIPGLADTPYLTSQDFWGLTELPPRMLVLGGGYVGLELGQGIAQLGSETHIIDRENRIISAEETEVSETLTEALEADGVRFYLNTEAGEVIYKDGVFTLTLSNGDGLEGEALLVAIGRKPNTEALKPEAGGIGVDQQGHIKVDEHFRTNVDGVYAIGDVTGQPAFTHVSWEDYRRLRAILNGEERRQGDRVLGYAFFTEPQVGRVGLTLAEAKQAGYKARAVTMPLEHVTRAIETGYERGFYRMVIDEETDQILGATLVGPETAELAHIFIAHMEAGSTWQVLERSVHIHPAYAEALPGLARMLKNSS